One region of Carassius carassius chromosome 41, fCarCar2.1, whole genome shotgun sequence genomic DNA includes:
- the LOC132122899 gene encoding uncharacterized protein LOC132122899, with translation MDEMRPVEESLASVPSPKQTDVDDSSCTSKTFTSVGTQWEDHIFEEHCYIKRQHSITYVNQSTQCDTFKPLTLMNDYDSNLYTGLPLHTFHTLVAVLRPHENLAYQTEIEQQILLTLMKLKLNLLIEDLAIRFRISVSQVSKIISFWIDTMAAVLKELIPWLPKETIRATTPEAYKQHYPNVTCILDCSESEVQRPGNLDSRSESYSHYYACNTIKYLVAIAPCGLVMFISAACGGRCSDKFITCDSGILEYLHPGDEVMVDRGFLIRDLLFERKVNMIIPHFANKMQLTEEKVTCSRRIANVRIHIERAIRRLKVYKVLSQTLPITLMPKIDKILRICAALVNLRGDLIREADN, from the coding sequence ATGGATGAGATGAGACCTGTAGAAGAGAGTCTTGCATCTGTCCCCAGTCCCAAGCAAACAGATGTAGATGACAGCAGCTGTACATCTAAAACCTTTACCTCTGTTGGAACACAGTGGGAAGACCACATCTTCGAGGAGCATTGTTATATTAAGAGACAACACAGTATAACTTATGTAAACCAGTCAACGCAGTGCGATACATTCAAGCCTCTAACTCTGATGAATGACTATGACTCAAATCTCTACACTGGGCTCCCTCTCCACACATTTCATACCCTTGTAGCTGTTCTGCGTCCCCATGAGAATCTGGCTTACCAGACTGAAATTGAACAGCAAATCTTGCTCACATTAATGAAGCTGAAATTAAACCTGTTGATAGAAGATCTTGCCATTCGATTCCGTATATCAGTGAGTCAAGTGAGCAAGATAATTTCTTTTTGGATTGACACCATGGCTGCAGTCTTAAAGGAACTGATACCATGGCTCCCCAAAGAGACAATCAGGGCCACAACACCAGAGGCATACAAGCAACATTATCCCAATGTTACCTGTATCTTAGACTGCAGTGAAAGTGAAGTCCAAAGACCAGGGAACCTAGACTCAAGGTCTGAATCATACAGCCACTACTATGCTTGCAACACCATCAAGTATTTAGTGGCTATTGCACCATGTGGTCTAGTAATGTTTATATCTGCAGCATGTGGGGGACGCTGTAGTGACAAATTCATCACGTGTGATTCTGGCATTCTCGAATACCTCCATCCAGGAGATGAAGTGATGGTGGACAGGGGTTTTTTGATTAGAGACTTGTTGTTTGAAAGAAAAGTCAATATGATAATTCCTCACTTTGCCAACAAAATGCAGCTAACAGAAGAAAAAGTCACATGTAGTCGCAGGATTGCAAATGTAAGGATACATATTGAACGTGCAATTAGGAGACTGAAAGTATACAAGGTGTTATCACAAACCTTGCCTATCACCCTTATGCCAAAGATAGATAAAATTCTGCGTATATGTGCAGCTTTAGTGAATTTGCGTGGTGATCTAATCCGTGAAGCAgataattaa
- the LOC132123110 gene encoding uncharacterized protein LOC132123110 gives MGLLSRLKKAIGLECVREPCVHPKDSPIMTENHQPAPVGALETDEGRTSFWKWAALHFPSRRKGTYDLAKAEEKYGTEAETQWRDSDDPAPEDLLAAEEQQKHRVLDKNQSELCVHPKDGTITSESRHPHLSVSAAEIDGGREEEGREEEKKKKKKFWKWPALHFPCSGAGTYDLAEVEEKYWTEAGTHWRDSDVSQKHCCNYHTKHYKIQLLKTSLLLRNSRNTESWTRTRVNSVYIPKTAPLHQRAVILICLLVLLRLMEEERRKGERRRRRRSSGSGLLFTFLAVELEHMIWPKWKRNTGQRRERTGEIAMTKVYTSTAYNPKTPPQGLKRRLLVLLRTMEGEPRQGERKSSSLLRNSSCRTSWTGVRRRNL, from the exons ATGGGACTGCTTTCAAGACTAAAAAAAGCAATTGGTTTGGAGTGTGTACGAGAACCCTGTGTACACCCCAAAGACTCCCCCATCATGACGGAGAACCATCAACCGGCGCCGGTTGGTGCTCTTGAGACCGATGAAGGGAGAACGAGCTTCTGGAAGTGGGCCGCTCTTCACTTTCCTTCCCGCAGAAAGGGAACATATGACCTGGCCAAAGCCGAGGAGAAATACGGGACAGAGGCGGAAACACAGTGGAGAGATAGCGATG ATCCAGCTCCTGAAGACCTCCTTGCTGCTGAGGAACAGCAGAAACACAGAGTCCTGGACAAGA ACCAGAGTGAACTCTGTGTACATCCCAAAGACGGCACCATTACATCAGAGAGCCGTCATCCTCATCTGTCTGTTAGTGCTGCTGAGATtgatggaggaagagaggaggaagggagagaggaggagaagaagaagaagaagaagttctGGAAGTGGCCTGCTCTTCACTTTCCTTGCAGTGGAGCTGGAACATATGATCTGGCCGAAGTGGAAGAGAAATACTGGACAGAGGCGGGAACGCACTGGAGAGATAGCGATG TGTCCCAAAAACACTGCTGTAATTATCACACCAAACACTATAAA atCCAGCTCCTGAAGACCTCCTTGCTGCTGAGGAACAGCAGAAACACAGAGTCCTGGACAAGA ACCAGAGTGAACTCTGTGTACATCCCAAAGACGGCACCATTACATCAGAGAGCCGTCATCCTCATCTGTCTGTTAGTGCTGCTGAGATtgatggaggaagagaggaggaagggagagaggaggagaagaagaagaagttctGGAAGTGGCCTGCTCTTCACTTTCCTTGCAGTGGAGCTGGAACATATGATCTGGCCGAAGTGGAAGAGAAATACTGGACAGAGGCGGGAACGCACTGGAGAGATAGCGATG ACCAAAGTGTACACGAGCACTGCGTACAACCCAAAGACTCCCCCACAAGGTCTGAAGAGACGCCTGTTAGTGCTGTTGAGAACGATGGAGGGAGAACCGAGGCAGGGAGAGAGGAAGTCCTCCTCACTTCTGAGGAACAGCTCGTGCAGGACATCCTGGACAGGGGTAAGAAGAAGAAATCTGTGA